Within the Flavobacterium sp. CG_23.5 genome, the region CTAAAATTTAAAATCTCAGCTAAAGCTAATGTATAAATAAATTTTGAATTTTACAACTGAAAGTCAGTATTTTATAAAAAAATAAGAGACGGTTGCTTTGAAAAGTGCTGAAAAAAATCTAAAAACGAAATTATAACAAAGAAACGCTACTCAATTGGTAAAAGTAAAATTTACGTTATTACATTCCAAAAACTGATTTTTCTTCGTGTGGTAAAACCCAATTTTTCATACAATGTAATAGCATTAATATTCGTTTCAGCGACGTGTAAGTAGGGCATTTTGTTTTCCTCAAAAACAGCATTTACGGTATGGGCAACGAGCTGTTTTGCATATCCCTGACCGGTATGATTGGGATGCGTAACTACGGCGCTAACTTCAGTAAATTGATTTGTTTTCATCCGTTCTCCTGTTGCGGCAATAAGTTCGTTGTTTTTGAAAATCCCATAATACCTGCCTAATACAGCCGTTTTCTTCTTGAAATAACCTGGTTGGACCAAAGTGACCAATTGGAATAATTCCTCAATATGTTCTTCACCAAGTTCTACGATAATTTCTTTAATTTCCAAGTCTATCCTATCAGTAATGATCATTTGCAAACAAACTAATTCCTTGTTCAATTTAAGTGTGTTTGGAACTGTTGGTTTTTCTCCCACGATGAAAAAATTATCAACCAATTTAGCATATTCAGCAATAGGAGTAGCTGTATTTCTGATTGTTATAAAACCACCAAACGGGCAATAATCCGGATGATAGAATTTTATATTATTGTATTCAATCGCAAAACTTTGATGGCTTTCGGATAATGAATACCAAACCGGATTGTCCAGTTTTTCGATATCTTTCATGGTAAAGATTAATTTGATTGATGAATGTTTTGATTTACGAAGATATAGAATAAACGATAAATATTTTTTGTGCAAAATCTGATGAATTCATATCAGAATATGCTCTACTAAGTTTAGTTGGTAAAATTAAATCAAAGAATTGTTTATGGAAAAAAGAGTAAAGTTTGAGAAGATCGCCTTTGATTTTATAAGATTAAAAAAAAAATAATTTAGATATTCATATCCGGATTTTCAATTCCTGCCGACGGGGAATCTTGTCGGTGTGGTTTTGGCGCACTTATTTTGACGGTGCTCGTGTTTTTTATTTGAGATAAAGTTTCGACGCAGTTGTCTACCAATTCTTCGGTGGTGCGTTTTATATAGTCACTTTTTTTAAATTGCATGACATTTTTATCCATGTCTTCTGCTGTCCATCCTCTGCTCCATCCTACGAAACTGAAAGGAGGAAAGATAAACCCCAAATCGGTAAAAAACCACATTAATTGACCCGCTACCGACTGAATATTGTCCTGGCCGCCGGTAATAATGAAAGCCGCTACTTTATTTTTAATTAAAATATTTTTATGAAGCGTAATTTGATTTTGCACCGTATTAAATCGTTCTGCCATTTTATAATACAATGACGAGGCATTTCCCCATCTAATAGGAGTGGCGAGTAAAACCACATCTGCCCACAATACGGTTTCCCGGTACACTTGTGTCATGCCGTCTTTGGCATCCATTTCGGTAATGCTGCAGGGCCAAGTACAGGCATTCATGTGTTGGGAATAATAGCCCTCACAATGGCGAAATTTCAACTCTCGAAGTTTTATCATTTTGGTTGCTGCTCCATATTTTTCAGTTGCATACGCCAACGCCTTTTCAAGAGCATTTTCAGAGGTGCTGAACCGTGTAAGATTGTCATTCATATTTGTGGTTGAGATGCCCAATATGTTTAAAGAGGTTCCTGTAGTTTGGTATTTTAAATGGATCAAATCATCCAACGCACTTAAATCGTGTGTGGCTTTTTTTGCTTTAATAATTGGTTCTTGGCTTATTAAAATGGCATCGCCATCCATTTTTATTTCATAAACAGTTTGCTGGTCCCCGTAATCCAAAGGTGCTTTTCCTGTTTCAATATTATATTCCCAGCCATGCCAAGGACAAGTAACATACAGACCGTCATATTTTTGTTCAACACAGCCTAAGCCTAACGGACCTCCTTTATGCAAACAGGCATTTCCTATGGCCGTGATTTTTCCGTTGTAATGAAACAAGGCTACTTTAGAATTTTTCACCTGCACTATTTTACTGCTTCCTTCGGGAAGTTCAGAAAGGGACGCTGCTTTTATGAAATCCATTTTTAATAATTTAATGTTAGAAACAAAAAATTGGGCTGTAATGTCAATCAAACTTCTCAAGTATTTTTTGCGGAAGTTTGCTGACGTTTAAATCATCGTTTGCAGATTGATGACAAATGAAATGAATTAAATATTTGAATATGAGTATATTGGTTACTATAAAGATATGAAAAAAGCATTTAATTCCAAAACTGTCGTAGGATTACAGAAATCTCAAAAATTGCTAATAGGAATGGGTGTAAAGTGGGAGATATTTGTGGTGCGTTTTTTGGTAAGTAATAAGATTTGGGGTTCGGAGCCGTCTACTCGATTGGCAGAAGATTTTATTTTGAAATTGTTAACCTGTTTGCGCGGATTTGCAATCCGTGCCCATAAAGTGATGACGAAATGTTTTTAAAGAGGTAGAAATATAACTACAATACAATAAGTCGTTGTTTTGGAGTAAAACAAAATCCATTACATACCGCTTTATTTTTGATGGTTTTATTGTCTAATAGCAAGAAGAAGCCAATTGGACTGCGCACGGATTACAAATCCGTGCTATCAAAATGTGCATTCGGATCTTATTTTCCCTCAAAAAAGTCAATTGCTATTTTAGTTATTATTTCGGGTTTTTCATAAAACACATCATGAGAACAATTGGGGATTACACAAAATTGGCTGTTTTTTATTGCATTGCGAATTTCTATCCCGTGTTCTAAAGAGTACATATCGCGATCTCCATATACAATTAATGTGGAAATTTTGATTGATTCCAAAACAGATTTAGGGAAATATTGTTCTTCTAACCACATTGTTTTTATTTCTGTGATGTATCGCTTCCAGTCTTTTTTAGATAATGATTGATAATAGGTAATCCAATTTTGTAAATGGCTTTCTACCCATAATATGTCCGATATGTTTTTAGTTTCCACCATTCCTCCCTCGGTTGTACCTTTTAAAGTATAGTTAGCTCCAACTGGAATCATCTTTTTTACTTTTTCGGGGCGTTTATGGGCAAGTAATAAAGCGGTGTTTCCTCCATCGCTCCATCCCATTACATAAAGACTGTCCAATTTGAGTTTATCTATCAATTCAGATTGATAATCGGCTAATAGTTGATAACTTAATGGGTTTTTGGCATATTCTGAACGACCTAATCCAGGCGCATCAGGGATGATAACTCTAAATTTCTCTGATAGTTTTGGAATAATCTTGGAGAAATCTCTAACATTACCAAGTCCGCCATGTAATAATAACAAGGGGATTCCTTTCCCGTATTCTTCATAATAAACCTTGGTTCCTTTTATGGTTACATATTGTCCATTGTTTGAACCATATTTAATTTGTCCAAATGTAAAAAGAGGTATTGTCAGGGTAATGGTTAAAAGTAATTTTATTAATTTCGACATCTGCATTTATTAGTTTTTATACGGTTTGGTTTTACTTGTATACAACCATATATACAACCATGTTTTTAAAATATATTATGTTTTTTGTATTGTTTATTGTGCTTTAGACTCTTTCAAATATAGTATTTATTTTGTTAAATTTATAATATAGGTCGATTCATTAATTACCCGATTGCGCCGAGTGCAATCCGTGCCCGTAAAGTGATGCCGCAATGCTTTTAAAGAGGTAGAAATATAAGGACAGTAAAATAAGTTGTTGTTTTGGAGTAAAACAAAACCCAGTACATTCACCGCTATATTTTTGATGGTTTTATTGTGTAAAAGCAAGAAGAAGCCAATTGGACCGGGCACGGATTGCAAATTCGCACTATCAAAATGTAGATATATCCGAGCCATAGGGGTTAAGTCATTGCGAGGAACGAAGCAATCTCATCCAGCTATCTATTGGTTTAGTTGCTCATCATTGTGTGCACAGTTTACATAGAATGCGCTAACGATTGTGTATATCTGAGTGATCGGGCTATACTACTCCACTAAGGCACAATTTTTAAAAGGCTTCAATAATGAAAAAATAAAATAAAACCCATATTCCTATAAAAAAGAATCCAAGATATAAGCTATTTAAATTTTTCTTTAAATCTTTTTTAATAAAAAGTCTGTACAAAATCCAGCCTAAAAAAAAGATTGTTAAACCTATTACCATTACAACTCTTGACATATTTTTTTTTTAAGTGTTATGATTCCATTCTATTTTCTACTGGTTATCGAACTTACGATATTTTTTTCGCATCGCCACTAACGTTTGGTCGCTTGGCGATGTGGCGGATTAAGGAAGCCTAAACTTTCGGTTAATGACTAATTTTCCAAGTACAAGACGAATTTCAAATTAAGCCAAATCCCGCCATATTGCCAAACGACGGTTGGCAGATCGGGCTATTTTTAGCATTTATTACTTGAGTGTACTTGTGTTAAAACAAAAACGAAAGTTAGTAATCATTTTAAAAATTTGATTAACTAATTTCCGTTTTAAGTTCTATTTGTTTTTTACAAACAATTTGTTGCGTTGTTTAATTCAACGCTGTCAATGTTGTAAATTAAAGTATTATTCGATGTACTGTACATAGATTCTGAAAAATTATCATATTTTTTTATATCAAGCACACCTTCGCCTTCTGAAAACGATAAGCATTTGTTTGATGTAATAAACTTAATAACAACTTTTTTTGCAATAAACCTTGTGTCGTTTTCAAAAGCAAAAGGTTGCCCTAAACCAGTTTTATCTCCCTCTTGTGTTAATGAAAAACTAATTTCTTTACTAGGTTCGATTATATAGTTTTTAAAACTCGCACCATTTTTATCATACAAAATAATTTCTACACTATCGGGAGTCAAATTTTTATAAATAAAATTAGTTTTTAAATTATAATCTATTCTGCTACCACTATCGCATGATATAAAAATTAATGTAAGAATTCCGATAGCAATGTATTTTATCCAAAATGTTTTCATTTAATGTTTTTTAAAGTTTATATTAGTTCCAGCGGTTAAATAATGCAGGTAAATTGTTTTCGGTTGTGTTGTCATGGTCAGTTATTATTTTATTTCTCCATTCCTCTGACTATACTACTCCACTAAGGCACAATTTTTAAAAGGCTTCAATAATGAAAAAATAAAATAAAACCCATATTCCTATAAAAAAGAATCCAAGATATAAGCTATTTAAATTTTTCTTTAAATCTTTTTTAATAAAAAGTCTGTACAAAATCCAGCCTATAAAAAAGATTGTTAAACCTATTACCATTACAACTCTTGACATATTTTTTTTTAAGTGTTATGATTCCATTCTATTTTCTACTGGTTATCGAATTTACGATATTTTTTTCGCATAGCCACTAACGTTTTGCCACTTTGAGATGGCTGGAAGTTCGTAACCGCTCAATTTTCGGCTTAACGTAAACGCGATGAGAAACGTTAATTCCACTAAATTCCAGCTAGCTCAAAATGGCTGTTACAGGCTGGTTGTTTTTTATTCATAAATTTCAAATGCTTTTCTGAATTTATTTTCTATAATTCTTTTGCTAAGCTTGTAATGTAAGCTTCCAAAGATTAACATTAGTAATATAAAAATAGTTGGTATCATTACATCATTTTTGTTTCCGAATGTAAGATTAATATAAGTTATCATACCAATTCCACAAACTAACCAAAATAACAAAAAATATTTTTGATATTTAAACTTTGGAAAAATTTCATATCTAATTTGAAGTTTTTTATTCACAAAACTATAATTTCCTTTTATAACGTAATAACTATGAGAAATTCTCAAATTTGAAGTTAGATAAAATGTTGAATCGTCGTAACGTCCGTAAAAGGATTTTGAGGAATCGAAGAAAAACAAATTAAATGGAGTATTTATTTTGAGTTGAGGATGTCCAATTTTTATTGATTTTTTTAATTTTTCTTTGAATTCAGTTACGTTAAGTTTTGATTGCATTCCCTTTTTGAATTATTATGAAGGTTTGTATTTTTCGTGTAGTGATGTATTCAACTTTTAATCTCAATTTCAATTTTCACGGTTCTGCTTTTCACATATCGAT harbors:
- a CDS encoding alpha/beta fold hydrolase: MSKLIKLLLTITLTIPLFTFGQIKYGSNNGQYVTIKGTKVYYEEYGKGIPLLLLHGGLGNVRDFSKIIPKLSEKFRVIIPDAPGLGRSEYAKNPLSYQLLADYQSELIDKLKLDSLYVMGWSDGGNTALLLAHKRPEKVKKMIPVGANYTLKGTTEGGMVETKNISDILWVESHLQNWITYYQSLSKKDWKRYITEIKTMWLEEQYFPKSVLESIKISTLIVYGDRDMYSLEHGIEIRNAIKNSQFCVIPNCSHDVFYEKPEIITKIAIDFFEGK
- a CDS encoding GNAT family N-acetyltransferase, which encodes MKDIEKLDNPVWYSLSESHQSFAIEYNNIKFYHPDYCPFGGFITIRNTATPIAEYAKLVDNFFIVGEKPTVPNTLKLNKELVCLQMIITDRIDLEIKEIIVELGEEHIEELFQLVTLVQPGYFKKKTAVLGRYYGIFKNNELIAATGERMKTNQFTEVSAVVTHPNHTGQGYAKQLVAHTVNAVFEENKMPYLHVAETNINAITLYEKLGFTTRRKISFWNVIT
- a CDS encoding Rieske 2Fe-2S domain-containing protein — encoded protein: MDFIKAASLSELPEGSSKIVQVKNSKVALFHYNGKITAIGNACLHKGGPLGLGCVEQKYDGLYVTCPWHGWEYNIETGKAPLDYGDQQTVYEIKMDGDAILISQEPIIKAKKATHDLSALDDLIHLKYQTTGTSLNILGISTTNMNDNLTRFSTSENALEKALAYATEKYGAATKMIKLRELKFRHCEGYYSQHMNACTWPCSITEMDAKDGMTQVYRETVLWADVVLLATPIRWGNASSLYYKMAERFNTVQNQITLHKNILIKNKVAAFIITGGQDNIQSVAGQLMWFFTDLGFIFPPFSFVGWSRGWTAEDMDKNVMQFKKSDYIKRTTEELVDNCVETLSQIKNTSTVKISAPKPHRQDSPSAGIENPDMNI